A portion of the Streptomyces sp. YPW6 genome contains these proteins:
- a CDS encoding class I SAM-dependent methyltransferase — translation MGSRTTTTELVVSPSEFFQIGETQRIKPSVEITLSDHSYLPKADDPRADWVASVAVPAFKTLAQMGFLAPKFCTVGTGAGLDVLAAVEILRSRSVGFTDLHEDVLEHARRNIRGNLLAQDIELTGAAGDILAPLAGKVAQVDVVYENLPNIPMAGADDLDDGQTSSTFIEERSEEVPGFAEKNLVTLHYLALQQAHPILRVGGRVLSSIGARVPLSEILALSSAAGYNGSILTYTWKIQSEPLDVVGGYARWEREGLGPFHFYPVDVLREVFAGLTAAAAGAQALQLEKELAPHAISAADALARVERGEKVGHTVAILDSVKIPDSAL, via the coding sequence ATGGGTTCACGTACCACCACCACGGAACTGGTCGTTTCCCCGAGCGAGTTCTTCCAGATCGGAGAGACACAACGGATCAAGCCGTCCGTGGAGATCACGCTGTCGGATCATTCCTATCTTCCGAAGGCGGACGATCCGCGAGCGGACTGGGTCGCCAGCGTCGCCGTACCCGCCTTCAAGACCCTCGCCCAGATGGGCTTCCTCGCGCCGAAGTTCTGCACCGTCGGCACCGGGGCCGGCCTCGACGTCCTGGCCGCCGTGGAGATCCTCCGCTCGCGGTCGGTGGGCTTCACGGACCTGCACGAGGACGTGCTGGAGCACGCGCGGCGGAACATACGCGGCAACCTCCTCGCCCAGGACATCGAACTGACGGGGGCCGCCGGGGACATCCTCGCGCCGCTCGCCGGCAAGGTCGCCCAGGTGGACGTCGTCTACGAGAACCTTCCCAACATCCCCATGGCGGGCGCCGACGACCTCGACGACGGCCAGACGAGTTCGACGTTCATCGAGGAGCGGAGCGAGGAGGTCCCCGGCTTCGCCGAGAAGAACCTCGTCACCCTGCACTACCTCGCGCTGCAGCAGGCACACCCGATCCTCCGGGTCGGGGGCCGGGTCCTCTCGTCGATCGGGGCGCGCGTCCCGCTGTCGGAGATCCTGGCGCTGTCCAGTGCCGCCGGATACAACGGCAGCATCCTGACCTACACCTGGAAGATCCAGTCCGAACCCCTGGACGTCGTCGGCGGCTACGCCCGGTGGGAGCGTGAAGGGCTCGGGCCGTTCCACTTCTACCCGGTCGACGTCCTGCGCGAGGTCTTCGCCGGCCTCACGGCCGCGGCCGCAGGTGCGCAGGCCCTCCAGCTGGAGAAGGAACTCGCGCCTCACGCGATATCGGCGGCGGACGCCCTCGCCCGGGTGGAAAGGGGCGAGAAGGTCGGCCACACCGTGGCCATCCTCGACTCCGTGAAAATACCGGACTCCGCTCTCTGA
- a CDS encoding class II aldolase/adducin family protein — MKPVRVHEEVERHRELVLLACRLLDRSDPQGRASGCASLRSDEAVVISADGDEGPGTDRTAVLIDPEEGLPLLGEIAWPPPETPVHLAIHRQLPGGGAVIHTREPATVALAEAVGAARSVDAAVLTIAPGERSASGSDAVAGLEKLIVPSAPVAAVLLGGSAVFTWGPSTDEALSGLERIREIGRALPPAPASGPEGAEGRGR; from the coding sequence GTGAAGCCCGTACGGGTCCACGAGGAAGTCGAACGGCACCGTGAACTGGTGTTGCTCGCCTGTCGGTTGCTGGACCGGTCCGATCCGCAGGGGCGGGCTTCCGGCTGTGCCTCGCTCCGATCGGATGAGGCCGTCGTCATCTCGGCCGACGGCGACGAGGGGCCCGGGACCGACCGGACCGCCGTGCTGATCGACCCGGAGGAGGGGCTGCCGCTGCTCGGGGAGATCGCCTGGCCGCCCCCCGAGACCCCGGTACATCTCGCGATCCATCGGCAGCTTCCGGGCGGCGGCGCCGTGATCCACACCCGTGAACCCGCCACGGTCGCGCTCGCGGAGGCGGTCGGCGCGGCCCGTTCCGTCGATGCGGCCGTGCTCACGATCGCCCCCGGCGAGAGGAGCGCGTCCGGGAGTGACGCGGTGGCCGGCCTGGAGAAGCTCATCGTCCCCTCAGCCCCCGTGGCCGCCGTGCTGCTCGGCGGCTCGGCCGTCTTCACGTGGGGCCCGAGCACGGACGAGGCGCTGTCGGGACTGGAGCGGATCAGGGAGATCGGCCGCGCCCTGCCGCCGGCGCCCGCCTCCGGCCCGGAGGGGGCCGAGGGCCGCGGGCGCTGA
- a CDS encoding helix-turn-helix domain-containing protein, with translation MLRNSVQDGAASRPEPSGPDRWGGTASPGTFGNLLRAHRERRGLSLTQFATLAHFNRGHLSKVENGKRTPSVALGAACDRVLASGGRFTAIATALEAASRPSAGWVHPAQLPSAKRFFAGRQRHLKQLSQWLEGEQSLAVPVVVINGPPGVGKTALAVQWAHQAVCEGRFADGQLFVDLEGPEPGEAADPFDVLGHLLHAVGVPGERLPSDLHQRAAAFRSYLHGREVLLVLDNAADAQQVHHLLPGSPGSAVVVTSRSRLPGLLSRVDAATLPVTELRRPEAATLLRAMIGDARADADPAALSVLAERCGRLPLALVLAAETIVSCQHTSADRLAAELKAEEARLALAEGDVTLRRTFDTSYRALDEPSARIFRLLGALPGQVIDVEATAVTAGVSDAEAVRLLSDLASAHLIRQQGERHYLMHDLLRAYAADLARRLDGGTPAARREGRARGRLTDQAGSESGTRACEPGMIARTPPRAEAALVA, from the coding sequence GTGTTACGGAATTCAGTGCAGGACGGAGCGGCAAGCCGGCCGGAACCGAGCGGCCCGGACCGTTGGGGCGGTACCGCCTCGCCCGGGACGTTCGGCAACCTGCTCCGGGCCCACCGCGAGCGGCGCGGGCTCTCGCTCACCCAGTTCGCCACCCTGGCGCACTTCAACCGGGGCCACCTCAGCAAGGTGGAGAACGGCAAGCGCACGCCGTCGGTGGCTCTCGGGGCCGCCTGCGACCGGGTGCTGGCCTCCGGGGGCAGATTCACCGCCATCGCGACGGCGCTCGAAGCCGCCTCCCGGCCGAGCGCCGGATGGGTTCATCCGGCCCAGCTCCCTTCGGCCAAACGCTTCTTCGCGGGGAGGCAGCGTCATCTGAAGCAGCTGAGCCAGTGGCTGGAGGGCGAACAGTCCCTCGCCGTGCCCGTCGTGGTGATCAACGGTCCGCCGGGCGTCGGCAAGACCGCCCTGGCCGTCCAGTGGGCACACCAGGCGGTCTGTGAGGGCCGTTTCGCCGACGGGCAGCTGTTCGTCGACCTCGAAGGCCCCGAGCCGGGAGAGGCCGCCGACCCGTTCGACGTCCTGGGGCATCTGCTCCACGCGGTGGGCGTGCCCGGCGAGAGGCTGCCGTCCGACCTGCATCAGCGGGCCGCCGCCTTCCGCTCCTATCTGCACGGGCGCGAGGTCCTCCTGGTCCTGGACAACGCCGCCGACGCGCAGCAGGTACACCACCTGCTGCCCGGATCGCCGGGCAGCGCCGTCGTGGTGACCAGCCGTTCGCGGCTGCCCGGTCTGCTGTCCAGGGTCGACGCGGCCACCCTGCCGGTGACGGAACTCCGCCGCCCGGAGGCCGCCACGCTGCTCCGTGCCATGATCGGGGACGCCCGCGCGGACGCCGACCCGGCCGCGCTGTCGGTGCTGGCGGAACGGTGCGGGCGGCTGCCCCTGGCCCTGGTGCTGGCGGCGGAGACCATCGTGAGCTGCCAGCACACCAGCGCGGACCGGCTGGCCGCGGAGCTCAAGGCGGAGGAGGCCCGGCTGGCCCTCGCCGAAGGGGACGTGACCCTGCGCCGGACGTTCGACACGTCCTACCGGGCTCTCGACGAGCCGAGCGCACGGATCTTCCGGCTCCTGGGGGCGCTGCCCGGCCAGGTGATCGACGTCGAGGCGACCGCGGTCACCGCCGGGGTCAGCGATGCCGAGGCCGTGAGGCTGCTGAGCGACCTGGCGAGCGCTCATCTGATCCGGCAGCAGGGCGAGCGGCACTATCTGATGCACGATCTCCTGCGCGCCTACGCGGCGGACCTCGCCCGGCGGTTGGACGGCGGAACCCCGGCCGCGCGGCGGGAGGGCCGGGCCAGGGGGCGTCTCACCGATCAGGCCGGATCAGAGAGCGGCACCAGAGCGTGCGAGCCCGGGATGATCGCCAGGACGCCCCCGAGAGCCGAGGCGGCTCTCGTCGCCTGA
- a CDS encoding TetR/AcrR family transcriptional regulator, whose amino-acid sequence MRVLETASRLFYDLGIRAVGVEAIAEQAGVTKKTLYDCFGSKDDLIVAYLRARDGLWRSMLVKYVNGHEGPPGQRILATFGALQEWSDERNKRGCAFINASVELAEDHPARDVARQQKAWFLGFLEDLAREGGAQAPADLAAQVLILHEGACIADPMGSVDHAVRRAEEVAAVLIERSLAA is encoded by the coding sequence GTGAGGGTTCTCGAAACGGCCTCCCGGCTCTTCTACGACCTCGGGATCCGGGCCGTCGGCGTGGAGGCGATCGCGGAGCAGGCGGGTGTCACGAAGAAGACGCTCTACGACTGTTTCGGCTCCAAGGACGATCTCATCGTCGCTTACCTCCGGGCACGGGACGGCCTGTGGAGGTCCATGCTCGTGAAGTACGTCAACGGCCACGAGGGGCCGCCGGGGCAGCGGATTCTGGCCACTTTCGGCGCACTGCAGGAGTGGTCGGACGAGCGGAACAAGCGGGGCTGCGCGTTCATCAACGCGTCCGTGGAACTGGCTGAGGACCACCCGGCCCGGGATGTCGCGCGGCAGCAGAAGGCGTGGTTCCTCGGCTTCCTGGAGGACCTCGCGCGGGAAGGCGGCGCCCAGGCGCCCGCCGATCTGGCCGCCCAGGTGCTCATCCTGCACGAAGGGGCCTGCATCGCGGATCCGATGGGCTCGGTCGACCATGCCGTGCGCCGCGCGGAAGAGGTGGCGGCCGTTCTCATCGAGCGGTCGCTCGCCGCTTGA
- a CDS encoding haloacid dehalogenase type II, whose protein sequence is MTPVSRIEVAVFDVLGTMVDQPGGLRAAIREALPSADEAGADRLLADWEEHVAREQRRIANGERPYANSTVLDGEAVERMAGAAGLTDPDALRRLATASQRLAPWEDSLTGLAALARLFPVIGLTNAARADLLRLNAHTGLRWHQALSAEDARAFKPLEAVYQLALDTAACPPDRTVMIAAHAWDLRGAQALGMRTAYVHRPGGDPPKDTDTFDWRADSLEELAADMAAFA, encoded by the coding sequence ATGACTCCCGTAAGCAGGATCGAGGTCGCCGTCTTCGACGTCCTCGGCACCATGGTCGATCAGCCGGGCGGGCTGCGGGCCGCGATCCGCGAAGCGCTGCCCTCCGCGGACGAGGCGGGCGCCGACCGGCTCCTCGCCGACTGGGAGGAGCACGTCGCCCGTGAACAGCGCCGTATCGCGAACGGCGAGCGGCCCTACGCGAACTCCACGGTCCTGGACGGCGAGGCCGTCGAGCGCATGGCCGGTGCTGCCGGACTCACGGACCCCGATGCCCTGCGGCGCCTCGCCACGGCCTCCCAGCGCCTGGCCCCTTGGGAGGACTCCCTCACCGGCCTCGCCGCCCTCGCGCGCCTCTTCCCGGTCATCGGTCTCACGAACGCCGCCCGCGCGGATCTGCTCCGCCTCAACGCCCACACCGGGCTGCGCTGGCACCAGGCGCTCTCGGCGGAGGACGCCCGCGCGTTCAAGCCGCTGGAAGCGGTCTACCAGCTCGCCCTCGACACGGCGGCATGCCCGCCGGACCGTACGGTGATGATCGCCGCCCACGCCTGGGACCTCCGGGGCGCCCAGGCCCTGGGCATGCGCACGGCCTATGTGCACCGCCCCGGGGGAGACCCGCCGAAGGACACCGACACCTTCGACTGGCGGGCGGACAGCCTGGAGGAACTCGCCGCCGACATGGCCGCGTTCGCGTAG
- a CDS encoding aminotransferase class V-fold PLP-dependent enzyme → MDIETLRRDTPGTANRLHLNNAGAGLLSRSTLRTMTSHLELEAAIGGYEAADQERERIDAVHEHIARLVGGRADEIALFDNATHAWNAAFYSLEFKPGDRILTGRSEYGSNVLAYLQTARRTGAEIVVVPDDASGQLDTTALADLIDDRCKLVGVTHVPTSGGLVNPVAEIGRVTRAAGVPFLLDATQSVGQFPVDVAEVGCDMLTATGRKFLRGPRGTGFLWVRPEMLGDLEPHVAETASATWDGGRGFTWHDGARRFETWEVGYAGALGLGAAVQQALDLGIDEIGRRAFALGARLRDGLDAVPGVSTHDLGTRRCAIVTCKVDGMAAADTAAALAAQGINVTVTNPVQSQFDTENRGVHPLVRLSPHYYNTEAEIDRAVEVIAGLAPGARAIRRRDVRS, encoded by the coding sequence ATGGACATCGAAACGCTACGCCGGGACACCCCGGGCACCGCGAACCGGCTCCACCTCAACAACGCGGGCGCGGGTCTGCTGTCCCGGAGCACGCTCCGGACCATGACCTCCCATCTGGAACTGGAGGCCGCGATCGGCGGCTACGAGGCCGCCGATCAGGAACGCGAACGGATCGATGCCGTCCACGAGCACATCGCCCGGCTGGTGGGCGGCCGGGCGGACGAGATCGCGCTCTTCGACAACGCCACCCACGCCTGGAACGCCGCGTTCTACTCGTTGGAGTTCAAGCCGGGCGACCGCATCCTCACCGGCCGCTCCGAGTACGGCAGCAACGTCCTGGCCTATCTCCAGACGGCCCGGCGCACCGGCGCCGAGATCGTCGTCGTCCCCGACGACGCGTCCGGTCAGCTCGACACCACCGCCCTGGCGGACCTGATCGACGACCGCTGCAAGCTGGTGGGCGTCACCCACGTGCCGACCAGCGGCGGTCTGGTCAACCCGGTCGCCGAGATCGGACGCGTCACGCGTGCCGCAGGCGTCCCCTTCCTCCTCGACGCCACCCAGTCGGTCGGGCAGTTCCCGGTGGACGTCGCGGAGGTGGGCTGCGACATGCTCACCGCCACGGGCCGCAAGTTCCTGCGCGGCCCGCGCGGCACGGGCTTCCTGTGGGTCCGTCCGGAGATGCTCGGCGATCTGGAGCCGCACGTGGCGGAGACGGCTTCGGCCACCTGGGACGGCGGGCGCGGATTCACCTGGCACGACGGCGCCCGGCGTTTCGAGACCTGGGAGGTCGGCTACGCCGGCGCGCTGGGTCTCGGCGCCGCCGTCCAGCAGGCTCTGGACCTCGGCATCGACGAGATCGGGCGGCGCGCCTTCGCCCTCGGCGCCCGTCTGCGCGACGGACTGGACGCCGTTCCCGGCGTCAGCACCCACGATCTCGGCACGCGGCGGTGCGCCATCGTCACCTGCAAGGTCGACGGCATGGCCGCGGCCGACACCGCGGCCGCCCTGGCCGCGCAGGGCATCAACGTCACCGTCACGAACCCGGTGCAGTCCCAGTTCGACACCGAGAACCGGGGGGTCCACCCGCTGGTGCGGCTCTCACCGCATTACTACAACACCGAGGCCGAGATCGACCGTGCTGTCGAGGTCATCGCCGGACTTGCCCCGGGCGCGCGTGCGATCAGGCGGAGAGACGTCCGCTCTTGA
- a CDS encoding DUF397 domain-containing protein, producing the protein MITSRRSLADPSALTGWFKSSYSGGSNGECLEVARGHATVPVRDSKAAHGPAVVFSADGWSSFVTALKSGRLSA; encoded by the coding sequence ATGATCACCAGTAGGCGGAGCCTTGCGGACCCGTCCGCGCTCACGGGCTGGTTCAAGTCCAGCTACAGCGGCGGAAGCAACGGCGAGTGTCTTGAAGTCGCCCGCGGCCACGCCACCGTCCCCGTCCGCGACAGCAAGGCCGCCCATGGTCCGGCTGTGGTCTTCTCCGCCGACGGCTGGTCCTCGTTCGTCACCGCGCTCAAGAGCGGACGTCTCTCCGCCTGA
- a CDS encoding helix-turn-helix transcriptional regulator — protein MGTRQGPRTPRQKYGEELRLRRVAAGLTQEALSEMVVCSPTLISHYEAGRRLPSPEDAQRIDRALGTDGFFERWLRDLETKFNDRFAAVAELEQQAVLIKQFALSLVPGLLQTDDYARALFEAYRPNYRREEIDKDVVSRIERARLLDGPMNPVVWSLLDEAVLRRQVGGPLVMAEQLRKVAAMAEAGRLRLHVLPFEAGAHSLQESLLTLMSFEDSAPVAYVEGFQTGNLMDDPRLVASSSAAYDLALGNALSHQESVARVRAAAEEHEHDHQ, from the coding sequence ATGGGCACGAGGCAGGGGCCGCGCACGCCGAGGCAGAAGTACGGCGAGGAACTGCGGCTGCGGCGCGTCGCGGCCGGGCTGACACAGGAGGCCCTGAGCGAGATGGTCGTCTGCTCGCCGACCCTCATCAGTCACTACGAGGCGGGGCGGCGGCTGCCGAGTCCGGAGGATGCACAGCGGATCGATCGGGCGTTGGGGACGGACGGGTTCTTCGAGCGTTGGCTGCGGGATCTGGAAACCAAGTTCAACGATCGCTTCGCAGCCGTGGCCGAGTTGGAGCAGCAGGCTGTACTCATCAAGCAGTTCGCACTGTCTCTCGTACCCGGCCTCTTGCAGACGGACGACTACGCCAGGGCTCTGTTCGAAGCGTATCGACCCAACTACCGCCGGGAAGAGATTGACAAAGACGTTGTCAGCCGAATCGAGCGTGCCCGCCTCCTCGATGGTCCGATGAATCCGGTGGTGTGGAGTCTGCTGGACGAGGCGGTACTACGGCGGCAGGTCGGTGGGCCTCTGGTGATGGCCGAGCAACTGAGGAAGGTTGCGGCTATGGCTGAGGCTGGACGGCTGAGGCTGCACGTGCTGCCGTTCGAGGCTGGGGCCCACTCCCTGCAAGAGAGTCTGCTGACACTGATGAGCTTCGAGGACTCAGCACCCGTCGCCTATGTGGAGGGCTTCCAGACGGGCAACCTCATGGACGATCCACGCTTGGTGGCGTCCAGCAGCGCAGCCTACGATCTCGCTCTGGGCAATGCGTTGTCCCATCAGGAGTCGGTGGCCCGCGTGCGGGCCGCAGCGGAGGAGCACGAACATGATCACCAGTAG
- a CDS encoding DUF4157 domain-containing protein — protein sequence MRAHESRENEQEPHRTARGAAEQQSGEAAPGGRVPDALLALQRTTGNAAVLRMLQRDRHRHGPDCGHQQSTGEPVQRSAVHDVLRAPGRPLDAPLREEMESRLGSDFSDVRLHTDSAARASAAEVGARAYTSGNHVVIGDGGGDKHTLAHELTHVIQQRRGPVAGTDNGSGLSVSDPGDRFEREAEANAVRVMRRTPERSAEGDRGDQGSRDTPVQREADGAVRDAARGAGATAVQRFSEVTTDELGNVRLSENGLYLMPLTPGADTTVIWVAEGAPAPRYCTPTGQSGAIGGRTYAEYEPSTAFLADCAHTAEEIMHQQRLALGQDASEFALGGAQFGLGDRENAEGAQAYAAARPHGPHVNGEERPGPGQAYAIVETAWEGDYERPANTSGWPYHVAAVVAVDGDDRITVEQAADGNDAKARQGYEGIVDMYTSGTDPTNGQALPNSFHGRNTGGPVRHFSAGAITVILQPINVGGLRGETGRRTFR from the coding sequence ATGCGCGCGCACGAGTCGAGAGAGAACGAGCAGGAGCCGCACCGCACCGCCAGGGGTGCGGCCGAGCAGCAGTCGGGGGAGGCGGCCCCGGGCGGCCGGGTGCCCGACGCGCTTCTCGCTCTCCAGCGCACCACCGGCAACGCCGCCGTCCTCCGCATGCTCCAGCGCGACCGGCACCGGCACGGCCCCGACTGCGGTCACCAACAGTCCACGGGCGAACCGGTGCAGCGCTCCGCCGTGCACGACGTGCTGCGCGCGCCGGGCAGGCCGCTGGACGCGCCGCTGCGCGAGGAGATGGAGTCCCGGCTCGGCTCCGACTTCTCCGACGTCCGCCTGCACACCGACTCCGCCGCCCGTGCCTCCGCCGCCGAGGTCGGCGCCCGCGCCTACACCTCCGGCAACCACGTCGTCATCGGCGACGGCGGCGGCGACAAGCACACGCTCGCGCACGAACTGACGCACGTCATCCAGCAGCGCCGGGGCCCGGTCGCCGGTACGGACAACGGGTCCGGGCTGAGCGTCTCCGACCCCGGCGACCGCTTCGAGCGCGAGGCCGAGGCCAACGCGGTCCGGGTGATGCGGAGGACACCCGAGCGGAGCGCGGAGGGCGACCGGGGCGATCAGGGCTCCCGGGACACCCCCGTACAGCGGGAAGCGGACGGGGCGGTCCGGGACGCGGCGCGCGGTGCCGGCGCGACGGCCGTCCAGCGCTTCTCCGAGGTCACCACCGACGAGTTGGGGAACGTGCGGCTCTCGGAGAACGGCCTCTACCTCATGCCGCTCACGCCGGGTGCGGACACCACCGTCATCTGGGTCGCGGAGGGTGCCCCCGCCCCCCGGTACTGCACACCGACCGGGCAGAGCGGCGCCATCGGAGGGCGTACGTACGCGGAGTACGAGCCGTCGACGGCGTTCCTCGCGGACTGTGCCCACACGGCCGAGGAGATCATGCATCAGCAGCGGCTGGCCCTCGGGCAGGATGCCAGTGAATTCGCTTTGGGCGGTGCACAGTTCGGCCTGGGTGACCGGGAGAACGCGGAGGGTGCCCAGGCCTACGCGGCGGCCCGGCCGCACGGCCCGCACGTGAACGGTGAGGAGCGGCCGGGACCCGGCCAGGCGTACGCCATCGTGGAGACCGCGTGGGAGGGGGACTACGAGCGTCCCGCCAACACCAGCGGCTGGCCCTACCACGTCGCGGCCGTGGTCGCGGTGGACGGCGACGACCGCATCACCGTGGAACAGGCGGCGGACGGCAACGACGCGAAGGCCCGTCAGGGGTACGAGGGCATCGTCGACATGTATACGTCGGGCACGGACCCGACCAACGGGCAGGCGTTGCCGAACAGTTTCCACGGGCGGAACACCGGCGGCCCGGTGCGGCACTTCTCCGCCGGGGCGATCACGGTCATCCTCCAGCCGATCAACGTGGGCGGCCTCCGAGGGGAGACCGGCCGCCGGACCTTCAGGTGA
- a CDS encoding epoxide hydrolase family protein → MPRPATDAPRISGPRVHAFESRTTDADLDDLRARLSTARLPEAETVRGAPPGPRRWDQGVPLADLADVVQYWRTGYDWRACEERLNRMGQFRTTIDGLGIHFLHRPSRRADAVPLLLTHGWPGSVVEFLHVMDELADPKDEGAPAFHVVAPSLPGFGYSEKPATTGWGTEKIAAAWAELMGRLGHRRFLAHGGDWGGTITTVLGGRFPDRVLGVHSTFAQAPPGLTTDGLTETERGWTEETRDFWSRRAAYAKQQATRPQTIGYALVDSPVGLLAWILDKFAEWSDTEDSPFETISRDRVLDNVTLYWLTRTGASAARIYYESHDSLDPGLRVDVPSAVTMYPRDVEKTPRPWARERYRNIVRWRSPDAGGHFPSLEMPGFFVDDLREGLAAVLAARE, encoded by the coding sequence ATGCCCCGCCCGGCCACAGACGCACCCAGGATCAGCGGCCCGCGCGTTCACGCCTTCGAGAGCCGTACGACCGACGCCGACCTCGACGATCTGCGGGCCCGGCTGTCCACGGCCCGGCTGCCGGAGGCCGAGACCGTCCGGGGCGCCCCGCCCGGCCCCCGCCGATGGGACCAGGGCGTCCCGCTGGCCGACCTGGCGGATGTCGTTCAGTACTGGCGTACCGGATACGACTGGCGGGCGTGCGAGGAGCGCCTGAACCGCATGGGGCAGTTCCGTACGACCATCGACGGGCTGGGCATCCACTTCCTGCACCGCCCCTCCCGGCGCGCGGACGCCGTCCCGCTGCTCCTGACGCACGGCTGGCCGGGCAGTGTCGTCGAATTCCTGCACGTCATGGACGAGTTGGCCGATCCGAAGGATGAGGGGGCGCCGGCGTTCCATGTCGTGGCCCCGTCGCTGCCGGGCTTCGGTTATAGCGAGAAGCCGGCCACCACCGGGTGGGGTACGGAGAAGATCGCGGCGGCGTGGGCGGAGCTGATGGGGCGGCTCGGACACCGCCGGTTCCTGGCCCACGGCGGCGACTGGGGCGGCACCATCACCACGGTGCTGGGCGGCAGGTTCCCGGACCGCGTGCTCGGCGTCCACTCCACGTTCGCGCAGGCCCCGCCCGGCCTGACCACGGACGGGCTGACGGAGACCGAGCGCGGGTGGACCGAGGAGACCCGCGACTTCTGGAGCCGCCGCGCGGCGTACGCGAAGCAGCAGGCGACCCGGCCGCAGACCATCGGCTACGCGCTCGTCGACTCACCGGTCGGGCTGCTCGCCTGGATCCTGGACAAGTTCGCCGAGTGGTCGGACACCGAGGACAGCCCGTTCGAGACGATCTCCCGGGACCGCGTCCTCGACAACGTCACCCTGTACTGGCTGACGCGGACGGGCGCGTCGGCGGCCCGCATCTACTACGAGAGCCACGACTCGCTCGATCCCGGACTCCGGGTGGACGTCCCGTCGGCGGTCACCATGTATCCCCGCGACGTCGAGAAGACGCCACGCCCCTGGGCGCGGGAGCGGTACCGGAACATCGTCCGGTGGCGCTCGCCCGACGCCGGGGGCCATTTCCCGTCACTGGAGATGCCCGGCTTCTTCGTCGACGACCTGCGGGAGGGACTCGCGGCGGTGCTGGCGGCCCGGGAGTGA
- a CDS encoding ABATE domain-containing protein, translated as MGAGFPDFRLGNVLATSFTGTLSERHGHAVERIPVPHRLIDWLAVYGLAVDSCTPEQLELARELRESIHAAATAAALREALPAAAVQIIDDRSVEGRAAAILTPEGERRWRLGSASVEDALGVIAADAVDVISGERDGKLALCASPTCRAAFFDTSRSRTRRWCDMNTCGNRQKKARFNAGRGGGEGPRRPRSASRTRLSAPGAGGGSTQP; from the coding sequence ATGGGTGCCGGCTTTCCTGATTTCCGCCTGGGCAACGTGCTGGCGACGAGCTTCACGGGGACGCTGTCGGAGCGTCACGGCCACGCCGTGGAGCGCATCCCCGTTCCGCACCGGCTCATCGACTGGCTGGCGGTGTACGGCCTCGCCGTGGACTCCTGCACCCCCGAGCAGCTCGAACTCGCCCGGGAGCTACGGGAGTCGATCCACGCGGCCGCGACGGCCGCCGCACTCCGGGAGGCGCTGCCTGCCGCCGCGGTCCAGATCATCGACGACCGCAGCGTCGAAGGGCGGGCCGCGGCGATCCTGACGCCGGAGGGGGAGCGGCGCTGGCGGCTCGGCTCCGCCTCCGTGGAGGACGCCCTCGGCGTGATCGCCGCCGACGCGGTCGACGTCATCTCGGGCGAACGGGACGGAAAACTCGCCCTGTGCGCCTCACCGACCTGCCGGGCCGCCTTCTTCGACACGAGCCGGAGCCGTACGCGGAGGTGGTGCGACATGAACACCTGTGGCAACCGCCAGAAGAAGGCGCGCTTCAACGCCGGCCGGGGCGGGGGCGAGGGCCCACGCCGACCCCGGTCCGCGTCCCGCACCCGCCTCAGCGCTCCCGGCGCCGGCGGCGGTAGTACGCAGCCGTGA